One Strix aluco isolate bStrAlu1 chromosome 19, bStrAlu1.hap1, whole genome shotgun sequence genomic window, TCAAAGGAACAAGAATTAAACTGGAATTTGTGTACTCAAGAGCTGTgtaagtttggttttttttacgcTCAAAATTCATGACAGTTCTGCCTCGAGACTTTGGCCCACTGTTCTGGCTGGGATTGTAGAATACCAAAAAGCTCATAAGGAGTTCAGAACTCTTACGGCAAATGCAGGTGTCTCAACTGATTTTATCTTATActacacagaagggaaaaaagatgaacaCTGCAAGTCTAAAGACTATTATTAACTCAAGAAGATGCTGCAGGGATGCAGTTTTGCTCCAAAGCCCGACAAAAGGCCTTTGGAGGTGGCCATCGCTCCCGGGAGCGCATCAGCATTACATCAATCCCCCCCCCGCAACGCCAGAGCCGCCGAGGGAGCGGGCCCCTCCTTACCGCGAACAccgaccccccccgccccggcaacCGGGGAGCCCCTTACCGGAGTTCTTCTGGTTGGTGACCGGCTTCCCCTCGGCGGGCACGGCGTGCTGGAAGACCTGCACCGTGTCCTGCACCACTTGCCGCTGCAGACACACCTCCAGCGGGTCGTTGCACGTCGCCACGTTCTGGGCCAGCAGGAACTGGGGCTCGGCCCGCAGCCGCCGGGTGAAGGCGGCGGCCTTCTCCGTGCTCAGCCCTGCGAGCCGCGGGGCAGCCGTCACCGCCGGCAACCGCAGCCCCCTCACACTCCGGTAACCCCCTCCCTCAGCACCCCTCATCCCGGTAACCACCTCCCCATTTCTCAGGTAACGGGGTGTctcccgcttcccccccccccccccccccacctccggGTCATTCTCCCCCCGGCCCCGGTAATTCCCACCACCAGCCCATTGCCCCGGTAACGGCCGAGCCTCGCTCCTCACCCCGGGCGTTCATGGCACAGCGGCGCGAGCTCCCGGCACGGAAAGCGCCGCTCAACGGCCGAGCCCACCGCAGGTCGCGCGCCCCGGCGGAAGCGGCTCTTATAGCCCCGGCACCGGAAGCAGGAAGaggggccgcgggcggcgggcgggggggagcggaCGGCGCGCCGCGAGGGACACGCTGGCGGCGGTTGCGCGCGGCGTTGCGGCGGGGGCCGCGCGGGGGCGCTGGGGGCTCCAttccccgcccccgccccgctccgcttcCAGAACGTTCGGCGGCGCCGCCTGAGGCAGCGCGCGGCGGTCCTGGTGGCCGCGGCCTCCCCGCCCCGAGGAGCCGCTGTAGCGGCGGCTGCGTCCGGGCAGCCGCTTTCCCTCAGGGCTGGTGTGGCGCGGGGTGAGGGAGGCCCCGTTGGATCgtccccatcctgctgcccccGGGGCTTTTTCCCCGCGGTGTCACCCCCCGCTTAACCGAAAGGTTTGAAACATGTCTCCGCAGCAGGCGGTGTGAAGGCCGGGCGCCGGGGAGCGTGACTGGCACTGGCACTGCGCGGTGATCGCCCTCCCTCAGCGCTGGCGAACGTCACTCAAGGACACGCTCCGGGTCACGCTGAGGAGGCTTCCTGTTGAGTAACAGCCCTGCTCCTCCGAGAGGAGTATTTGCACATCGCGGACTCAGATTGATTTACAACACACGGTTTTTATCATTGGTATTAGTAATGTACCATTCCAAGACACGATGAGGCCTTAAAAGCTTGCCAGGACCTTGAGAAAAACGCTTTGAGTGGTGTATTTGTTGGGGGCAGGGAGAGGTTTTCCTGCCATCACAGTGCTGGAGCATTCACACGGAAGTTTCCGCTGTGTATTATCAAGTGTTTGGGGCTGCCCTCAGCCAAGAGAGATGGGAGGTGCAGTGGCAGCACAAGTACCAGGCAGCTTTCGCCCTGGCCAACAAGAAACTGAGATGCCCGTAGGATTACCAGGAAGGGGCAGCAAGTTGGGTAGCCACCACCTCTAACACCCCGTGGAGTGGCACTGAGGGACAGGGCCAAGAAAGCAGCTGCCAGCTCAACACCTCAGTTTATTCGTGCATCAACGTCATGATCTGTGGCAAGCCAGGATGGATTCCTCTGTAGGCCAATGCCTGACTGCACATGCAGACCTCGTAGGAATCAGCACAGAGGGCAAGCTCTGGCAGCGGCTCAGGCAGCCGTGGCAGTGCTCTAAGCAGTAGGTTAGAATGAACAGATGCAAAGAACCACTTATATTTTGAAAAGACTGTATAATCTTGACTCAGAAAAACTTGTTTCAGTGCTTTATCTCATCATCTCACTCAAGGGCTTAGTTCCACCACTAGAAGTGATGTTTTCTGGGTGTGCACAGGAACCTGGTCCTTACCTGCAgcaaaatgaagagaagaaatgaaaaatcgcctactagggaaaaaaaaaccaagtgaGTTGAATTCACCTGGGCTGTGTGCTGCTCCAGAAAGCTTCCAGCAGGCTGGGGATACGCTGTtatgtttcatagaatcatagagtcatagaatggtttgggttggaagggaccttaaagatcatccagttcccactcccctgccatgggcagggacaccttccactagcccaggttgcccaaagccccgtccaacctggccttgaaccctcccagggagggggcagccacagcttctctgggcaacctgtgccagggcctcacccccctcacagggaagaattccttccttacatttaatctaaatctcccctctttcagtttaaaactgttaccactcatcctatccctacacccctgataaagagtccctcccccctttcctgtaccccctttaagtactgggaggccattataaggtctccccagagccttctcttctccagggtgaacacccccaactctctcagcctgtcctcacaggggaggtgctccagcccccgagcatctttgtttgtccttctgatgttggtgcccccagagctggacacagcactgcagggggggtctcacgagaggggagcagaggggaaggatcccctccctcgccctgctggccgcACTTCTCTTGAcccagcccaggacacagttggctttctgggctgtccATATGTTTGTTCCCCACTGCCTCCACGCAGGCATAGCCGGGACCTTGGGATGGCCAGAGCAAGGGCAGGAGCCATGCTGTGCCCTGCCAGTTCCCATGGACCCCTCTCCACTGGGGGAGGAGGTGTGGGCTCATGTTAGCCAGCCAGAACAAGAGCTCGGTAGCTCTGCGTGGCTGGGTTTAGTGAGCTGAGTGCTCTTTTGTTTCCCAGTTTCTGCCAAGGCTTAAAAAAGGGGGGTTGTTTGGAAGCTGCATGAATAAGCAGTCAAATACTTACAGAGCTGTTTCACTTGATCTTTtgaagcactgaaaataaagaaacagtctTGTTATCTTTTGTATTTCCTGGCCATAGAGATATTTTTACAAATATCTTGCAAGTGCGTACTGCCTTCCACCTTAAAATATCTAATATTTGATTTATCTCCTGGTAATTCTAAAGCAGGAGGTAATATGTAGCAGTTCTCATAACAGCGGAAAGCAACGCTACAAAGTAGAAtagaaaaggtagaaaaaaacaGGGCATTGCAAcaaagcaatactttttttttgctaagaaaCTAGAGCTTTCCATACCTtaaaaattttatcttttctagCCACAATTCCAAAAAGTACCGTGACTGTAGCCACCACGACACCAGCAATAATGGCCTCCTGGgggaaaacaggttttttatcTGTCGAGACAGAAGAGGTCGAATATGTGATAGATTAGTACAGTCATATAAAACAGAGCATTTCACAGAACTGCTGAAAGATATATTTCTTTTCCCATGGTTGTCCCTGCTGATTTGAACTGTGCTCTCTCTGCTGTCCACAGACCGACTGTGTGCATTAGTCCCCTGGGAAGAAGGGAGCCAAGCCTGCACTTTActgaactgaaggaagaattgaAACGTCAGTCCCTGAAGAAGAAGATCCCCAAGGCACTCTTACACATGGAAATAGGGGTGGCCAGAAGTACCACTGACACAGCTAACATTGCTTTCCTCCCTGGTCCAAGAGTACAGAAATGAGAGGGGCCTGGTCAGTGGGTGGGAAGTGGATGCCTGGTGGGTCACCTCACCTTGTGTCACCTGTGTGAGACCTGAGCATCCAGCCCCAGCAAGGCTTCCACCTTCCTGTTGCCCGCAGCGCTATAGTCAATTCTGGAAGACAATTTCTCTTCCCTTAAGCAGCTCTTTCGGCATGATGGAACACTATGGTCAGAGTAAGATGCTTCAGGTAAGACCTAAGGTGCTTTAAACCACACTTGCATGTGCCCTGTTAGCGTGGGAAGTGGGACAGTGGGCTGAGACTGTCTCAGGTCACGCATGCCAAATGCCTCTGAATAACAGGTAGAGAGGGAAAGGCCCTTCCTGGTGCTGTGGTCCCAGGCGCAGGTGCAAGAAGAGCTCCTTGCTGTTGCTGTGCCCTCAAAAGTTAACGCGGGGAATTTACCACATTCCACTTACACTTCTTAATCTAAATGGCTTGCTATCAGtataaaagaaaatggagagttATTTGTAAAGCTTATGGTTTGGCAGCAGCCTTGTTACCTTCAACTATCAAGTGGAAatcctttctcccctctcccaaaGAAGATTTCACCATGCAGGTGTAGGTCCCGTTGTCAGACTTTTGTACTGTTTTGATAGAGAGCTGAAAGACCTCACTAGTCTGGTACAGCTGGTAACGATTTTGCTGTAGGATCAAGGTGGTGTTGTTCTTATACCAAGCTGCTTGGGCTTGAGGGTTGGATTTGGCATTGCAGGTCAGAGTAACATCTTTGTCTTCTTCGATTTGGAGGGACTCTTCTCCAGTCAGCCAGGGAGGAACTGTTCACAGTAATGCAGTTCAACAGGTCATTAATAATGCTGCTCACCATTTAACACAAAATAAGTTCCCTTTACATATCCCTGTGCAGCTTGTTCAGTGGTGCAACACATCACAGGTGTGCAGCCTTTCGTGATCCCCGGGAATCAGCGGGACAATCAGTGGCAGAGGTGGTCACTCCTGTAACTCCTCTGCCCTGACTTGTATCCTTGGGAAAGAATCTAGGTGGAGGCAGGGACATACCCAGAACATCTTCTTACTCAAGGACCCACCCACTCCCTATAAAAGAGGCATTAAATCAGGCCATAAGCACCACTGTGGGAAGGGAGTGTCTTATCACGTGAGTTATCTCCTCCTAAATGCATTTTTTCTCGGTGAAGACAGCGTACAAGGGTGCAAAACACCCCACCTTCAACTAGCACCCAGACACCGAGGTGCTCAGCCCCTGATTTCGT contains:
- the TMIGD1 gene encoding transmembrane and immunoglobulin domain-containing protein 1 isoform X3, coding for MAQRSSLTVPYEVPVLAVCFLACVATGLELSVNNHAADFSLSTLPGPPLSLSCLVQNSSQAEELLWYRGNGRVELKDGNKVNISNICVSPVTESDNGVTFTCRLARNKSVQVSVILDVQFPPWLTGEESLQIEEDKDVTLTCNAKSNPQAQAAWYKNNTTLILQQNRYQLYQTSEVFQLSIKTVQKSDNGTYTCMVKSSLGEGRKDFHLIVEDKKPVFPQEAIIAGVVVATVTVLFGIVARKDKIFKCFKRSSETAL